From Malacoplasma iowae:
GAACTACCTAAATAAATTTCAATTTCTTGAAGTTCTGAAGGTAATTTTAAATCATTAATAGTATTTCTTTGACCTAATAATGTTAATTTTTGAACTGATTCTGGTAATACTAATTTTGATAAATCTGTATCTTGGCTAATTCCTTTAATAGTTACAAATTGAATATCAGAATTAGTTTTTAAGAAACTATTAATTGATTCAATTGATGTATCACTAAGTCCTAAATTGAATTGAACAGCACTAACTGTTTCTTGTTTTAATTGTTTGAAAACTGTTTTTAACACAGCACTAGCATTATAAGAAAATTTTTCCCCATAATTTATAGATGGTGTTGAAATTTCTCAACCTCTATATATACCTTTTTGAATTTCACTATATGTTCTTTCTGATGTGTAATAGTGTTCTTTTGTATCCAATATTGGCATCAAAGTTCTATTGTTATGGTACTCTGATGAACTATATCTTGATACAGTATCTCCACTTTCTAAATAAGTTTCAACATAACCTGATGTATATTTAGGAGTAATTGAATCCTTTCCTAAATTAATTTCTTTGTTATAAGTTCCAACAGGTTTAGTACCATCGCTAATAAATGCTTGTGTACTTATGTTTGAATTTTGTTGTACTACTGCTGAAAAAGTTAGTTTGTCACCAGTAACAACTGTTCCATTAGTTTTGTAATTAATATTTTCATTATTATTTACATTAACACTTGTATTTTGTGTATTTGTTGTAGCAACATATACACCTACTCCAGCACCCATAGCAATAACACTTGCTGAAGTTAACAAGATTTTAAATTTTTTTTTCATATTTTATATCCTCTCTTGCTTTAATTGATTGTAACCGTTATTAAATATAAATCAACTATACAAGCAAAAAAGAAAATAAAATATCTTTAACAAAATTTTAGAAATTAAAGATATTTTATGCTCGATTTACATGTGAAGTGCAACACTCAAAAAAGAGTGTGCACTTCATTTGTTTTGTTTGTAAGTGTTCACTAATAAAAAGATAATGAATATTAGGAGTGCTTATGAAAACTTATAAACATTTAACAAAAGAAGAAAGATGCTTAATTTATTTTCTTTGAAATAAAGAAAAATATTCTATGAATAAGATTGCAAAAATCTTAAATAAAAACAAATCAACAATATCAAGAGAATTAAAAAGAAACACATCTTCAACAGGGATTTATTATTCATCAACTGCTCACAAAAAATACATTAGAAGAAAATCAAATTGTCATATGTTTTTTATGTTGAAGTACAAAAACTTCACAGATCTTTTTATTCAAAAATTTAATCCTAAATCTCATGGTGTAGAAGCTACAATTTTTTGAATAAAAGAAAACTATCCGTTAGTTAAAGTTCCAAGTGCTAGGCAAGTATTTAGATGAATCAATAGCAAGATTTGAAAGATACAAAGAAGAGATTGTTTAAGAAGAAAATATGTTAAAGGAAAAAGAAGAAAAATAGGTATATTTTCTAAAATTGATGGAAAATACTGCATTCCTTATAGTCTAAGACCAGAAAAGATAAACAATAGAAAAGAATTTGGACATTGAGAAGCTGATCTAATAGTTAGTAAAAGGCAAAGTGGTTATTACCACTTATTGACATTAGTGGAAAGAAAAACAAGGTTGGCAATTATTAGAAAAATAAAAGGGAAGAACGCTAGATCAATGATGGCTAAAATGTATACCATTATTCGAGATGAAAAACTCCCAATAAAAAGCATTACTGTTGATAATGGGTTAGAGTTTCAAATGATGGGAATAACTGCAAAACAATTCAACTTTAAAGTTTATTATTGCCAACCTTATTCTTCATTCCAAAGAGGGTCCAACGAGAACATAAATGGGATAGTTAGAAGATGATATAAAAAAGGAACTGACTTCAGTTTAGTAAGTGAAGATAAAATAAAAACTCTTGAATGAAAAGTAAACAACATCCCAAGAAAAATGTTTGGTTATAAAACAGCTTACCAAATGTATCAAGAAAATATTTAAAACAAAAAAACTCTCAACTTATATTTCAAAGTCGAGAGTTTAATGTAACATTGAAGTGTTGCACTTCACATGTCAGTTAGGGATAAAATATCTTTAACAAAATTTTAGAAATTAAAGATATTTTATTTTATTAAATGTTTTTATATATTTTTATTTTGTTTTTAAATTTATCAATATCTTCATTTTTTGCTAACCACATGCTGCATGAAGTTCCAATTGATAAAGAAGTGGCTTTTAAAAGTGAATCATAAACATTATTTGTATTCTTATACAAACACACAAAACTGCTAATCAATGTATCACCAGCACCAACAGTACTTTTAATACCTTGTATTTCATCTATTTTTACTTTATAAAAAGTGTTATTTTTAGTTAATAAATAACTACCATCTTTCCCATTAGAAACCATAACGTTCTTACATCCTAATGAAATTAATTTTTTCATTGAATTAAGAATATCATTTTCACTATTAATTGTTATATTTAACATTCTCTGTAACTCATCAACATTAGGTTTAATGATAAATGGTTTATATTTTAAAACTTCTAAATTATTTTCTAAATCAACATCCAATACAAATTCAACATTGTTTTTATTTAAAGCATCCACAAGTTTTATAAGATGGTCTTGTTTACACACACCCATTATAAAAACTATGTCATCTTTATTAAAACAACTTATAAAAGCTAGCAATTCATTAATTCTATTTTCAGATATGTTAGTTCTTGGACCATTTATTTCAAACGAATTATTATCACCAAAATATTTGACATTAATTCTTGTATTATCTTCTACTTCAAAATTTATTACTTCTAAATTTTCTTGTTTAAGTAAATCATAAAAAAAGTTTTTAGTTTTACCTCCAGTAAAAGTTATCACTCTTGAATCAAAACCAATTCTTTTTAAAACAACAGAAGCATTTATACCTTTACCACCACAAAAAATATCAAAATCATTAATTCTATTTAATCCATATGAATTAAATTCTTTATTACTTTTTATTACATAATCAATCGATGGAGAAAAAGTTATTGTATATATCATTTTTGATTGTTTTCTTTATAAAAATAATTTTTAACACTAAATTTACTTGATTGATTATCTTTTTTATTTATTTTTCAAAATGGTTTAATTGCTGATTGTTCAACTTTTTCATCTTTCTTTATTGGATCTTGCTTTTTTGTTAATGTTCTATTAAGAATTCATATTATTAACATTGATATAAGACTACCTACGATAATTGAAACAAGGTAAAGACCAATACCAGCTCCAATAGCTATAGATTTATTAACCACTCCAAATAAACTTGTTTGTACTAATGGAAACACAAACACACCACCATGTGGAGCATTTAAAGTAATTTGGAAACTACCAACCAATAATCCAGTAATTGCACCACCTACTATGTTTGCTGGAATCATTACTTTTGGTTTTTCTGCTGTAAATGGAATTGCCCCTTCTGATACAAATGAAATACCCATTATGTAATTTGTTAAAGCTGCTTGTCTTTGTTCTTTATCAAATATATTTTTAAAGAATGTTGCAGCTAAAGCTATTCCTAATGGTGGAACCATACCAGAAGCCATTGATGCCGCCATAGCTACAGTTCCATTACCTGTATTGATAGAATTATCTTGAAGAGTTGCAATTGAGAATAAATAAGCCGCCTTATTAATTGGACCACCTAAGTCAAATGCCATCATTATACCAATTAGCAATCCTAATAGTGGTAATAGATAAGATTGTGAATTAATTAATGAAAGTAATTTAGAAAATCCTCAATTTAAGAATATTAAAGGAATATTACAAATTCAGAATATTGCTGCAATTAATAAAGTTCCAATTAATGGAATAAATAAAATGTTTTTAATTCCATTAAGTGATTGTGGAAGTTTAACAAACACATACTTACATAAAACAATAATTATTACAGATGTTAAAATTGCACCACCAATTGCACCAAAGAAACCGCTTGATACTTCGCTATTAGCAAATCAATCAACTGTACCTTTTTCAATATCAATATTAAATAAGAATTTACCGTTTGATATAAACCCACAAACAAAACCTGGCAATAGTCCGAATTTACCAACAAGACCAAAACACATGTATGCACAAAGAATTGGTACCAATAAATCAAATGAAATTCCACCTAATCTTTTAAATCATTTAGCAGCATCATTAACTTCACCATAAAAATCATTACCAGCATTATTAATATCAATTAAAAAAGCAAGAGCTATCATAATACCACCAAACACAACAAACGGCAGCATATATGAAACACCATTCATTATTCCTTTATATATTCTTTTTCCAAATCCTTTAAAAGACATCATGTCAGAAGAATCATCAAATTTTGAAGATGGATTTGATGCATGTTTAGATCCAGACATTGTTTTGCCTTCTTTGTTTAAAATTCTATTAATCTCTTTTTTAGGGTCTTTTATTACAGCTTTTGTACCCATTTCAAGTACATTTTCTTTTCCGCTAAATCTTGATAAATCTACCACTTTATCAACAGCTATAATAACACCTTTTGCATTATTAATTTCTTCTTGAGTTAGTACATTTTTTGGACCTTCTGTTCCTTGAGTTTCAACCTTTATTTTTATACCCATTTCTTTTGCAGCCTTTTCAAGACTTTGAGCTGCCATAAATGTATGTGCTATTCCTGTAGGACATGCTGTAATAGCAACAACATCATATACATTTTCTTGGGTATTAGCATTTTTATCAGATTCATTATTTTTAGTATTTTGATTATCATTTGATAACAAAGTTATAAGTTCTTTGAAAGTGTTTATTTTTAGTAAATTGTCTATAAAACTTTCATCCATGAATCTTCTTGATAAATTAGCAATAACTTCAAGATGAGAATTTTCTCCTGAATTTTGATCAAGTGCAATAAAAAATATAACTTCAACTTTTTGACCATCAAGGGATTGTCAATCCATTGGTTTAACTTTTGCAAACAAAATTACTGGAGTTTTCATAACATTATCCCTAATATGTGGGATAGCAATTTTGTTACCAATTCCAGTTGAAAATTCATTTTCTCTAGCCATTGCTTTTTCTAAAACAATTTTAGAGTCTAAAGCATAACCTTTTTCTTTTAAAACATTCGAGAAAAAAGTTAATGCTTCTTTCTTATCTTTAAATGTTTCATTAATTATAAAAAGATCATCTTTTAAAAAATCTTTTATATCCATTTTAAACCTCATAAAAAAATTTCCCAAGAAATATTATATGTTTAAAATAGAAATATTATAAATAAGTTTAAGATAAAAAATTATAAAAATGCAATTTCACAACTTTTATTATTAATTTTTAAGCTGCTTTTTGTACTTTATTTTTTCTTTTTTTTAGTAAAATAACTTCTTTTGAAATTATTACAAGATGTGAAAATAAGTAAACAACTGCAATGAATATGAAACTATTTAAGAAAAATTGTTCAGGTAGTATCTTTATAATTGGGTCTACAGTTGGATCAAAAACTCAATTATCTTTCCCTTTAAAAAATATTTTATGAAAAATTATAAATGCTTTTTCAAAATCTAGTTAAACTAAAAACACAATTAACAATATCAATATTAATGAAATAATTGAAACTAAAAATCCAATACTTTTATTTAAAACTTTAACTAAAAATTTATTTTTTATTCTTCAATTAACAATAACAAAAACTAAACAAATTATAGATGTAACTATCAAAATTGAAAGATCAATCATAAATAATACTTTTGTATCTTGGAAATGTTCTTTTCCTTCTTGAGAATATTTAAATACTCCAAGATCAAAACCAGCTCATGGAAATGTTAAATAATCTAATAATTTATTATATGAGTAAACTATATCATTATATGAATATCCACTAATTTCACTAATGTTTAAGGTTTTTATTTGTACAAAATAAAATCATCTATTTAATACTGGCATAGCAATAGAAAATGAAAGTAAAAATAAAAATAATGATATGAAAAAAATTATACTTAAAGATCATTTTAATATTTTATTTGATTTTTTTTGTTTCATAATTAGAATTCTTTTTTTATATCTTTATATTATATATTAAAGTTTTTTGCAATTTTATTGTTATGTTTAATATATATTATTTTTATTAATAAAAGCTTCCTAGTTCAAAACTAAGAAGCTTAAATAATTTATTAATTTATAAAATTATATGTTAACAATAATACCAGAAGTCACATTAAAACCTAATGATGATGAGCAAAGAATTTTTCTTGTTACTTGGTCTAACATTGATACTGTAAAAGAAAAATAACCATCACTTTTTGCTTTAAATTTTATCTTTTTATTCTCAACAATAGAAACTTCACTATTAGTTGAATGATAAGTTATTGAATAAGTGTATTTATCAAAATTTGGATCATCTGATGAAGCATCAAATGTTGTTACATAATCTTGATTTACTACCATATTTTTTTCACTAAATGGATTTATTTTAATTTCATATTTATAACCTTTAACTGGTTTATTTGAAGAATTATTAAATTCTTTTGTAAGAATATATGGTGTAGTAGTTGCAACAGAAACAGAAACTATAGCAGCTGATGTTAATGTTAATCCACCAATAAGATATTTAATTTTTTTAGAAGTACCCATACCTTTTTTATTCATACCAACTCTTTCCAAACTACAATTATTAATTAAAATTAATTAGTTTTTAATCACTTAAAAACTAATAATATTTTAAGATTTTTTTATAAGAAATTAAAGCGCGAAATAAAATATTTTTTTAAAAATTTATTTTTGTAAATATTTTTAACAAAATTTATTAATTTTGATTTGGTAAATTTTACTTATAAAAATCCAAAAAGTTTCCATTATCCCAATTGGTAATATTGATATGGGATTTATCTGAAAAAAATTTATTTTTAGGCAACATAAAATAATCATATTTATAAGATGATGAAGCAAATAAACTATCATCCCAAGTTGGATCAAATCATGTTCATTTTTCATTGTCATAAATTGCATTTCATGCGTGCAATCCACTTGAATCAGATTGGCCTGGAACAGCATTTGTGTAAACATATCCTGTTATGTAAACATTTTGAATATTGAAAATATTAGCTATATAACTAAATGTCATAGCATAACCTTGACACAAAACTTTATTTTCAATAAACCCAATTATATTACTACTGTTTTGATTCAATTGACCATATGAAACTTCTGGTAATAATAATTTGTAGATTAAATAAACTTTTTGTTCAACACTTAATTTATCATTAAATTCTTTAAAATTGCTATCTATTGAGTTAAAAGTAAAACTTGTATTAAACTCATTATTAATTCACTCAACATTTTTTGACAAAACATTGTTAATTTTATTTTTAACATTTATAAGATTTTTATATGAATCATTAGGAAACAAAAATGAGTAATAATTATTTTTATAATTTTGATTTGTTTCTAAATCAATAATTTTGCCATCATTATTTTCTGGCAATATTGTTTTTATTGGTGTTGAATTTGATGGTTCTATATAAATAAAGTTATATTTCCCATTATTAGCACAATTTATAGTTGCAGGGAAATTGTATAAAGTTATCAATTCTTGAGATAAATTATTTAAAAATTTTTGATTTATTAATTTAATGTCAATATTTGTTTTTTGTTCGATTATACCTTGTAACTTTAATCCGCTTGTTGTTAATTTAGGGTAATAAGAATCAACTTGATCAACTGCAAAATATAAATTATTTTCTCTATTTTCTAAAAGTTTTATCGTTTCTAAATAAAAACTTTTTTCAATTTCATTTGATTTGTTATACAAATAACTATTTTTGATTTTTTCATTTAAATTAATTGAATTTAATGAATTATTAAAATCTAGTGATAAATAATATTCTTTATTCAGGTAAGTAACTTGTTGATTATCAGTGTTGAACTCTATTGTGTTATCTTGAATTTGATATTCATAATTTTTCGAATTACTTTTTTTAAATTTTTTTACAAATGTATTTGGTTTGAATTTAAAACTTAAATAATTTGTTAATGAGGTATTTATATAAGGATAAATAGTTAAGTTATTTAAATCAAAAGTAACAATATATTCTTCAATATCACCTTTTGATCTTTTTTCAAAAATTAAGCTAGTGTTAAATTCTTTTATATAAATTAAATCATATGAAATAGTTAATACATTACCATTAGTTTCTATTTTTGGAATTGTTTTTTGTATTGTTGATCCCTTTGAATTTATATAAGTTTTAAAATAGTTATTAACTACTTGAATAACCAATTCTTTTTTAAAATCATAATTTAATGAATTTACAAAATTTTTTCCAATTTCTTTTATTTCATCAAAAGAGTAATTTTTGTTTGATTGAATTCTTCCTGTTAAACTATTATTTTTACTAATATCTGCATAATCATTTAAATTTATAAATGATTTTTTGTTCACATTTTTTGAACATGATATTAAAGCCACAGGTGAAACTAAAATAGGCAAAGATAATGTTATAGAAAAAAATAATTTAAATATTTTCATATAAGAAATTATAGTTAAATTAATAAATAAAGCAACTAACACCAAAATAAAATATTTTAAACCAGAAATAAATTGTTTATCATATTTTTCGCTACATATTTTTAGTTTTTTTGTTAACCAATCTTCTTCAATAAAATATTATTTTCAAAATATATTTCATGGTTGAGCTCTATTAATTTTTAATTTCAGTTGATATATGTAATTTTTATAAGTGTTTATTTAATAAAAAATAACTTTTGCATAAAATTAGTAAATTAATTAAATTTTATTTTATAAATTACATTTAACAAAATAAAATTACTAACTTGTAAGTAAAAATATCTCATAAATAAAACAACATAGTTGTAAAACATTCTATCTTATAACTATTAATTCATTATCTTTGAATATTACATTTTCAAAATTAAGAAGCTCGATTGACATGTGAAGTGCAACACTCAAAAAAGAGTGTGCACTTCATTTGTTTTGTTTGTAAGTGTTCACTAATAAAAAGATAATGAATATTAGGAGTGCTTATGAAAACTTATAAACATTTAACAAAAGAAGAAAGATGCTTAATTTATTTTCTTTGAAATAAAGAAAAATATTCTATGAATAAGATTGCAAAAATCTTAAATAAAAACAAATCAACAATATCAAGAGAATTAAAAAGAAACACATCTTCAACAGGGATTTATTATTCATCAACTGCTCACAAAAAATACATTAGAAGAAAATCAAATTGTCATATGTTTTTTATGTTGAAGTACAAAAACTTCACAGATCTTTTTATTCAAAAATTTAATCCTAAATCTCATGGTGTAGAAGCTACAATTTTTTGAATAAAAGAAAACTATCCATTAGTTAAAGTTCCAAGTGCTAGGCAAGTATTTAGATGAATCAATAGCAAGATTTGAAAGATACAAAGAAGAGATTGTTTAAGAAGAAAATATGTTAAAGGGAAAAGAAGAAAAATAGGTATATTTTCTAAAATTGATGGAAAATACTGCATTCCTTATAGTCTAAGACCAGAAAAGATAAACAATAGAAAAGAATTTGGACATTGAGAAGCTGATCTAATAGTTAGTAAAAGGCAAAGTGGTTATTACCACTTATTGACATTAGTGGAAAGAAAAACAAGGTTGGCAATTATTAGAAAAATAAAAGGGAAGAACGCTAGATCAATGATGGCTAAAATGTATACCATTATTCGAGATGAAAAACTCCCAATAAAAAGCATCACTGTTGATAATGGGTTAGAGTTTCAAATGATGGGAATAACTGCAAAACAATTCAACTTTAAAGTTTATTATTGCCAACCTTATTCTTCATTTCAAAGAGGGTCCAACGAGAACATAAATGGGATAGTTAGAAGATGATATAAAAAAGGAACTGACTTCAGTTTAGTAAGTGAAGATAAAATAAAAACTCTTGAATGAAAAGTAAACAACATCCCAAGAAAAATGTTTGGTTATAAAACAGCTTACCAAATGTATCAAGAAAATATTTAAAACAAAAAAACTCTCAACTTATATTTCAAAGTCGAGAGTTTAATGTAACATTGAAGTGTTGCACTTCACATGTCAGTTAGGGAAAGTAGATAAAACCGTATTTTTCTTTACCATCTTTTCTCCTAAAAACAATAAATATAAAAAAATTGTATACAATATTTAAATTTTTATTAAAAATAATTAATAATATAGGTAATTATAATATTTTTTTAATTAAAAGAGTAAAGAAAAATACGGTTAATTCTGCCAAAAAAATAATCGTTTGGGCTCTATACGATGATGCAGAATCTTCTTATAAAAAAGCTATAAAAAAATATTTTCATGGAAAAATAGAAGTTCATTCAATTGGAATTAATAATATCTCTTTTAAAGAAAAAGAGAATTATTTTTATCACAAAATAGATTTATCTCTTAATAATCATGAGTTAATAAATGAACTTAAAAAATTACCACATCCTGATGTAATATTAGCGTCTCCTCCTTGTGAATCATGAAGTGGAGCCGATTGTAATGGAAAAATGTTTAGATCAATAAACAAAAATTTTGAGTGAATTGTAAAAAATAGAATTTATTATGATGAGTACAAAAAAAATTGTCATCCTGTTAAAAAAAGATATTTTGCTCAAAAAGAAAGAGGTCGAATATTAGGAGAATCAACAATTGGTGGAACAATAGAAATAATTGAATATTTTAATCCAAAAGTTTGAATTATTGAAAATCCTAAGACATCAAAAACTTGAGAATTCCAGCTTAATCATTGAGATTTCCCAAGAAATAAAAAATATTACATGAATTCAACATTTTACTCATCATATGATGAAAATTTTTCAGCAAAACCAACAATTTTTAAAAGTAACATCAAATTAAATTTGAAAGAAAATAAAGTATCAGGTAATAAAAATCATATGGCAAAAGGTTCTTATTCAAGAAGAAGCTCAATCCCAGAATTGTTAATAAAAGATATAATTTCACAAATTATGGAGAATGATTATGGAAAATAATTATAAAAATAATTCATTTTCAAAACATATAATAAAAAAATTTGATGTAATTTATAACTTATTTCTAAAAACTGAATTAATAAATAATGCTAATTCAGAAAATGAAAAAAAGATGATAAAAAATATGGTGCCTAAAATTTGAAATATGGACACACAAATTTTAACAATTCTTAATGTTTTTTTTGAAAAAATATTAAATGTTGGATTTCAAAAAAATGATGTTTACAAACTAAATATAGTTAAAAATCAGAATGGATATAAATTAATATTTAATAATGAAAATATAACTCCTACAAGCTCAAAAAATAAAGATGAAGTAGCAAAAAACACAATGTTTCAATATGTTAGAGTTTTGTCATTTTTCAAAGTTATTATAATTAAAGATTATGAAAACTTGTCTAGATTCTTTAGTTCCAAATTAGATGATAATAAAAATTATGAGGTTTTATTAAGCAGTGAATTTAAATTAATTTATTTAAGTGGTAGTGTTAATGAATGAATGACTTTGGGAATTGTTTATGATTTTATAATCAAAGGAATCAAAGACAATAATAAAGATATTATGAATATGGCATTTTCATTTTTTGTTAGTACTGTTTATTTTTTAGATAAAAACAAAATAATTTTTAATAATCAAAATGATCCCAAATGATCTTGTATAAAACATTTAAAAAACAAAAAAATAAATAATATAGGATACAATAACGAAATTGATAAATTTAAAATAATATACAAAATTTTATCTGAAACTTATATTCAATTAGTTAAAAAAACAAAATCATTAATAGAATTTAATATTAATAGCAATAATAATTGAATAATAAATAATGAAAATTATGATTTCCGTGAAAATTTAGATAATATAGTTTTACACAAATTTTTAGATGATATATTATTTTTGTTATTTGACAAAAATGAAACTAATTTTATTATTGACACAAATTATAATATGCATAAAGAATTTGTAGATGTTATTCAACTTAATAATGATATAGAAAGGTGTAGACAAAAATTAAGAGAAAATATTTTAAAAAATAGAAACAAAAATAATGACACATATTATAGTGATATTGAATCTTCATCTAATGAATTCAATTATTTACCAGATGCTATTGAACAAATGGAAGCGGCACACATTTTACCTGTTAGTGATATAAAACTAAAAATAAAAAACAATCCAAAACAAAAAGAAGAATATTTAAGTTTGTTATCTAATGAAAATAATGGCATAATAATTGACCATGTATATCATGA
This genomic window contains:
- a CDS encoding MAG4270 family putative restriction endonuclease — encoded protein: MENNYKNNSFSKHIIKKFDVIYNLFLKTELINNANSENEKKMIKNMVPKIWNMDTQILTILNVFFEKILNVGFQKNDVYKLNIVKNQNGYKLIFNNENITPTSSKNKDEVAKNTMFQYVRVLSFFKVIIIKDYENLSRFFSSKLDDNKNYEVLLSSEFKLIYLSGSVNEWMTLGIVYDFIIKGIKDNNKDIMNMAFSFFVSTVYFLDKNKIIFNNQNDPKWSCIKHLKNKKINNIGYNNEIDKFKIIYKILSETYIQLVKKTKSLIEFNINSNNNWIINNENYDFRENLDNIVLHKFLDDILFLLFDKNETNFIIDTNYNMHKEFVDVIQLNNDIERCRQKLRENILKNRNKNNDTYYSDIESSSNEFNYLPDAIEQMEAAHILPVSDIKLKIKNNPKQKEEYLSLLSNENNGIIIDHVYHDAFDKNWLRLDYNGVFQPTEEWNKRYTIKGKIYKHGLVKIKGEVLSKEMKNFILLRK